The Gadus morhua chromosome 16, gadMor3.0, whole genome shotgun sequence DNA window ttgccgggcagcgcttaggcacctccgcctccggcggtggtccctcagcggggctcaagtggGAGACaatcgccgccaacaatccctttctcctccatgtcgtggttcatgttcttgagggagtcaaagccaaagttccttccccccaattcattctcaactttggctgagataacccccaatacgagtctcgttgtagaaataccagagacgagagtccgacgcgttatgcgccatcacaccaacagcagaacggttatccaaataacaaggaagtgtacaacacttgcgttacagtcctggagctctatatctaaataatatcatataatacatagatatctatatcatataacatattgtgtgcgcctccagacgatattatgaatcacaaacgactttgacgggttctgcgacgtctctggttcttccactttcacatcaacctgaagtcgactgaactgcgcgctgcctgctgccggctgcccgctgccgggcgatggtgcctcgcggcatgtcgcagttcatgtagcctacttcagcgagtcaaaccaaagttcctttcccccaattccttctcaaccatggctcagataacccccacgacagtctcgttgtggaaatacaagacacgtcaaagaaccgacaagaaacacttgcgttacagcgtgtgtattcacattgatgtggacgttgaagaaccaggaacgtcggaatatcggctcacacagcttttggccgtgataatatgtattatatgatatagatatctgtgtaggctatatgataatatttagatatagagctccaggactcccgtgtgttctagaatatttacagaacacggctaaaggctgtgtgcgcctcgccattgcgatacatccactgtaaacagagcgcatggtaccgtccctggctgcaagctgctcagggccacacccccaccctcctccttgacacgcccaccgaaacagcgcatttgggggaagctcaatgtgcgactggctcggagtggctgtaactctgcaccacggctgaatttcaggaacgtctttgaatactgtgttagttgcccactaatacctatattaaggaatacataaaatagcatgtcatgggacctttaaaatctAATTAAAAATGAACTAAATATTTTGGGAATAGGAGAAGACAAATAAATGTGCTTCTCAAAAAGAGTACTACAGGTTTCTAGCACAAAAATGTTTGCATCCATATTATATATCACCCTAAAGCAGTAGTTTAACAATTGATTCATACCGGGGGTTTATTAAATAaagaattatgtttttgcatcGAACCTCAAAAATAAAGAATTTTATATAATATAGGTTGAAGGAGAAGcatgccgaaatagctcagttgggagagcgttagactgaagatctaaatgtccctggttcgatcccggGTTTCGGCAGTCATTTTAGCCTTTTATCGCAAGTCAATTCTTTCAACTGAGGAAGCTCGGCAAATTTTAATTTgcaattatttaaattattaacaTCCTCACAACCACAAATTATATTGCTCAAGGAGAACGTTAAGTCTTTAAAGAAAACTCTTTATTGCCATCATAATACCATATTTATACATGCCAGGGTTGTAATTAAAGGCATCATTTACCCAAACTCCCAAGATTTAATCAGCAGTTTCCAGTTCCCTATGATTTCAGATGAAATGTCAGTACAATTATTCATTTTATAGAAAACCAACAGCTCTTGCTTTGGCAAGCCGTTTGCATTAAATAGGTATTTATTTTTGGACAATATACAATCATGGGTACATAATATGTATGAATAAAAAGTTCACCTTTGTGCACATTTATAATTTAATGAGATAATAAAGTCCGATTTTGTAGAAATGCACACATTATATCAATCCAACAAGATTCATCAATTGgctataaatatttaaatatgccCTATTACAAAATGTTATACTGAACAACACAAGGAAACTAATTGGAATAGTCAATTGTTACCAATAGTTGTAAATGAGTCTGTAATAAAAGCTATtttactaaataaaaaaataataaaaatgggggggggggggggcttgtgggGAGCTGTCTCCTCAGCATTTAGGTCAAACAAACATGACAGCATGATGATTCTGGAAAGCATGTAAAAAACCTCTTCACTTCTTCATTTACCAAGAGAAGCCTGCCTCGGCTGTTTGATCatcagggttaaccctaaccctaaccctaaccctgcatgGGCGCTCGGTAGCAGCAGgaataacacaaataaataataaggccacacatacagtataagAAAACCATCAAAAGGCTGAGGGTTTAGGGAAGTTGGAAATTACGCATTTGCGCGGCGGGCGTGAAGCGGTCATAAGGATTACTCCTTTGTTCGCTTTGTTGAGTGGATGCTTTCAGTTTTCtttggttgaaaaaaaaaaacaagcaacatTTCTCGGAAAATAACACAGACATTGACGAAGTCGAAGGGAGTTTGGATAACGCAAACAAACCCCTCTTCCGTCTCCAGGAATAAAGCGTAAACATGGTGAATTAAAGCAAATATTAGGAAAGGCAAGTTGTTCGACCCATCTCTCCAAGACTGCTGGAAACAGAAGAAACACAAAACCAGCAGATTTATCTTATAGTTTTAGTTCTTTGCTCAGGTAATCCGTTCCCCACAATGGACCTTCAAAAACTACTAGACAATGTCTTTTTGCACCTAAGATCGTCTGTTCAGTTGGCTGTGAGTGATAAAGGAAGTTCTAAAGCTCTTGGAGAAGACCATAATCCAATCAGCGTTCTTCAGAACCACAAAGCTAGCTCGTTATTTTCAATCACAAGCACATTCCCAAAACAAGAGGACCAATTCAAATTGCCTAAATATACAGTACAAATCCAGCAGAACACGAAGGACTGCTGTTGACAGCAATAAACACGAGCAGAGTTGGGTGTGGCCGCATGGTTTGGTTTGTGTTGTTGAATACTAGATAAAACCAAAGCAAGGAGGAAAGCCCTCCTTACTCTTGGCTTTTCCAGGATTTCACCCCAGCCTTCACCTTCACATTGATCAGGTGAAGTCACGTAATCTATATATCTAGATATTTAAAAATAGTTAAAACTGAAGAAAAAACTGCCCAGCCCACACTTTCTGATGACGGTCATTGTGACTCATGTCCATGTCAAGTGAAATGAACGGCgtaacataataaaacaataactgaaACCCTTTAAAATAAAAAGCTCCTCTGTTCAGTTGACCAAATGGGGACTTTCGGTACTGTGATATATCGCCGTGGAGGATGGATCAACAGATTGATCAACAGTCAGATTTAACACTGATCTCACCGGCCACAGTTTCAGAAAATAGAAGAGAAATAATGACTGAGGCTGACAACTAGGTCCCTGAAATGAACTAGGCCGACACTTTGTTCAGTTGCAGATCCAATAGGGTTCACCTAACCTGTACCTTACCTTACTAGCCTATGTCCCATCGCATAACTAAAGTTATTTGGTAAAGACACTTTTCGGAAAACATAACTTGTAAACAAAGAGGAAAGTGCAGAATTGACATAACTATTTGCCGGTCGTCAGCAGAGACCGGCATGAAAGGCCTTCACAAAAATGATCTGCCAATTAGTCTGATCAGGTCCTCCCAGGCAGGGCACATCCTCCATGTACCctcttatacacacacgcacacgcacgcgcacacacactgtgacagGGCTCACCTCTGAATTTCTGCTTGCGTTCGTTAAATCATCATTTCAATCAAAGCTCGCTTAAGTTCTCTCCGgcgaaaaaaaagaataaattgAGCAACTTTTTAAATGCTAAGGATTAATCGTGACTACATGAATATGTAATGAGTAGTGTCTTAAACACATATAAAATCAGCTCTAGTGTCTGTACTGAACAAAGTGATCTAGTAACTGCCCGATGAAGTAGGGCCAGCCGTAGAAAAGAGGATGATCCGTCCGACCAGTCTGAGGCGGTCTGAAGCCGTCTGAAGCAGTCTGAGGCGGTCTGAAGCAGTCTGAAGCAGTCTGAAGCAGTCTGAAGCAGTCTGAGGCGGTCTGAAGCAGTCTGAGGCGGTCTGAAGCAGTCTGAGGCGGTCTGAAGCAGTCTGAGGCGGTCTGAAGCAGTCTGAGGGATCTGAAGCAGTCTGAGGGATCAGAAGCAGTCTGAGGCGGTCTGAAGCGGTCTGATGCGGTCTGAAGCGGTCTGAAGCGGTCTGAGGCGGTCTGAAGCGGTCTGAAGCAGTCTGAGACGGTCTGACGTAGTCGGAGGGATCTGAAGCAGTCTGAGGCGGTCTGAAGCAGTCTGAGACGGTCTGAAGCGTTCTGAAGCGGTCTGAAGCGGTCTGAGGCGGTCTGAGGCGGTCTGAAGCGGTCCATCCCAGGCATCCCATGCCAATGTCCCGGCCCCGCACGATCAGGAcgagggcaggggggaggcggccccggtgggggagggggccccggtgggggagggagccgcgggggggaagggggccCCTTTGGGGGAAGGGGccgcggggggggaggggatggtggtggagaggttgTAGGTGGAGTTGGGGGACGAGGCGGGGGGGGTGGCCAGGGGGGTGCTGAcgggcctggagggggagggggagcggaGTGGGTGGGCCGTGACGGGGGAGTCCGAGCTGGCCTCGTCGCCCTCCTCCGAGTCCCACACCTCGCTCTGCAGGTAGTCGGCGAACAGGGCCTTGGCGCGCTGCAGCACGCGGCCCAGGTGGTGGCGCCGGACCAGCCGGTCAAAGTGCATGGCCAGCTCGTTGTAGTCCAGGCTGTTCTTCACGATGTGGTCGCGGTGCTCCAGCAGGATGGACAGGCACAGGAACAGCATGAAGGGGTTGCCCTTACCGAACTCCTGGGGCGGGGGCAGCGAGCAGGGCCTGGGGGCCGGGCCCCTGCAGGACGGGGGCGACTGGCTGCCGGCCAGCGGCAGGGTGCCGGAGAAGGGCCGGCCGCCCGGTGAAGAGGGGCCCCGGGCGAAGGACAGGATGGGCGACGAGAGCAGCGAGCGGCCGGGCGGCGGCGACGACGCGGAGGCCTGcatggcggcggcgggcggggggggggcgccggCGGGGGAGACTAGAGTTCTCTGTGAGGAGCCTCCGCTGTCAGCCGAGCAGGTGTACTTGGGCGGGGGGGAGTCCGGGGACCCGGACGCGGGCGGGCCGCCGCCGGGCTCCCTGCCAGACGGGCCGCCGGGGGCCGGCCGGTGGGAGGACACCGTCCGCTTGTTGGACGTCTTGGCGTCGGGGTCGAGGCTCTGTATGAGCGGAGACCTCTCCCCCGGGTCGTCCTCACTGTCCAGGGTGGACTGGCGGCTGGGGGCGCCCGGcgcggggtcagaggtcagggggtcGAGGGGCCGGTCCCCCATCATGGAGGTGCCTTCCATGTCGAAGCTGTCCCGTTTGCGAGCGCAGTAATACTTAAACTCCCCGAAGCTCAGCTGCTTCTCAAGAGGAGGGGCGGACGGGGTCCCCTccaaagccccgcccccccccgcccccgcacccgccccctccccgcccTGTACCTCGCCCGCGCACACGCCGGGTCGCTCTCCCTCAAACTCCATCCTCCCGCCCTCCGGCTCCTCCCTGGAGGGGCGGAGCATGTGTCGCCGCCGCTGCCCCATCGTCTCCCCGAGACGGGggccggagggggaggagggagacacgcCCGCCTCGCCGCCCGCCTCGCCGCCCGCCTCGCCGCACGCCTCGCCGCACGCCTCGCCGCCCGCCTCGCCGCACGCCTCGCCGCACGCCTCGCCCGCCTCCTCCGGCTCCAGCGGCGGGCCGACCAGCTCCGCCTCCGTCtcggggg harbors:
- the tbc1d25 gene encoding TBC1 domain family member 25 isoform X1 — protein: MEGEEERGVVRVKVKKCDGGLPAEFRTFAVDPQITSLEVLQHILIRAFDLNGKQNFGMSYVSRDRSGAEMHQCLLSDGDLDAAFASAAKPYLELKIDLKPSEDSPVMEEWDIISPKDVIGSEQLMGDRARALATTALPFTQSLLAQVVDEVPHPVGHLFYQPLSAALTQMGRTLSRVLRVPYVVRCVSQMGRTLSRVQQALSWSYGEEVKPFKPPLSDGEFHCYLNGQGQLTRPEDLRLRIYHGGLEPSLRKVVWRYLLNVYPDGLSGQERMDYMKRKTREYEQLKAQWGARRRSEELDFVRGSVLKDVLRTDRTHPYYAGSEDSPHLTALTDLLTTFAITHPQISYCQGMSDIASPILAVMDNEAHAFICFCGIMKRLEGNFRPDGQLMSVKFQHLKLLLQYSDPEFYAYLVSRGADDLFFCYRWLLLELKREFAFDDALRMLEVTWSSLPPDPPETEAELVGPPLEPEEAGEACGEACGEAGGEACGEACGEAGGEAGGEAGVSPSSPSGPRLGETMGQRRRHMLRPSREEPEGGRMEFEGERPGVCAGEVQGGEGAGAGAGGGGALEGTPSAPPLEKQLSFGEFKYYCARKRDSFDMEGTSMMGDRPLDPLTSDPAPGAPSRQSTLDSEDDPGERSPLIQSLDPDAKTSNKRTVSSHRPAPGGPSGREPGGGPPASGSPDSPPPKYTCSADSGGSSQRTLVSPAGAPPPPAAAMQASASSPPPGRSLLSSPILSFARGPSSPGGRPFSGTLPLAGSQSPPSCRGPAPRPCSLPPPQEFGKGNPFMLFLCLSILLEHRDHIVKNSLDYNELAMHFDRLVRRHHLGRVLQRAKALFADYLQSEVWDSEEGDEASSDSPVTAHPLRSPSPSRPVSTPLATPPASSPNSTYNLSTTIPSPPAAPSPKGAPFPPAAPSPTGAPSPTGAASPLPSS
- the tbc1d25 gene encoding TBC1 domain family member 25 isoform X2, with the protein product MEGEEERGVVRVKVKKCDGGLPAEFRTFAVDPQITSLEVLQHILIRAFDLNGKQNFGMSYVSRDRSGAEMHQCLLSDGDLDAAFASAAKPYLELKIDLKPSEDSPVMEEWDIISPKDVIGSEQLMGDRARALATTALPFTQSLLAQVVDEVPHPVGHLFYQPLSAALTQMGRTLSRVQQALSWSYGEEVKPFKPPLSDGEFHCYLNGQGQLTRPEDLRLRIYHGGLEPSLRKVVWRYLLNVYPDGLSGQERMDYMKRKTREYEQLKAQWGARRRSEELDFVRGSVLKDVLRTDRTHPYYAGSEDSPHLTALTDLLTTFAITHPQISYCQGMSDIASPILAVMDNEAHAFICFCGIMKRLEGNFRPDGQLMSVKFQHLKLLLQYSDPEFYAYLVSRGADDLFFCYRWLLLELKREFAFDDALRMLEVTWSSLPPDPPETEAELVGPPLEPEEAGEACGEACGEAGGEACGEACGEAGGEAGGEAGVSPSSPSGPRLGETMGQRRRHMLRPSREEPEGGRMEFEGERPGVCAGEVQGGEGAGAGAGGGGALEGTPSAPPLEKQLSFGEFKYYCARKRDSFDMEGTSMMGDRPLDPLTSDPAPGAPSRQSTLDSEDDPGERSPLIQSLDPDAKTSNKRTVSSHRPAPGGPSGREPGGGPPASGSPDSPPPKYTCSADSGGSSQRTLVSPAGAPPPPAAAMQASASSPPPGRSLLSSPILSFARGPSSPGGRPFSGTLPLAGSQSPPSCRGPAPRPCSLPPPQEFGKGNPFMLFLCLSILLEHRDHIVKNSLDYNELAMHFDRLVRRHHLGRVLQRAKALFADYLQSEVWDSEEGDEASSDSPVTAHPLRSPSPSRPVSTPLATPPASSPNSTYNLSTTIPSPPAAPSPKGAPFPPAAPSPTGAPSPTGAASPLPSS